Proteins encoded by one window of Rutidosis leptorrhynchoides isolate AG116_Rl617_1_P2 chromosome 7, CSIRO_AGI_Rlap_v1, whole genome shotgun sequence:
- the LOC139859565 gene encoding uncharacterized protein, producing MGLYGNKWVDELPSVIWAHRTTHKNSTGETPFILVYGTEAIIPVEILVPTQRVQSFDESSNGEGLRANLDILEECREIAAIREAMNKQKISKYYDKRVISLSFKVGEHVWRNNEASRAENTGKLGPNWEGPYEIIYTSATGSYILAEITGERVPRTWHATNLKRFYI from the coding sequence atggGTTTATATGGAAACAAATGGGTCGATGAGCTCCCAAGTGTAATATGGGCACATCGAACAACTCATAAGAATAGCACAGGTGAAACTCCTTTCATCTTAGTTTATGGGACTGAAGCTATTATCCCTGTAGAAATATTGGTGCCCACACAGAGAGTTCAAAGCTTTGATGAGTCAAGTAATGGTGAAGGCTTGCGCGCTAACCTAGATATACTAGAGGAGTGTAGAGAAATTGCAGCTATACGAGAAGCCATGAACAAGCAGAAAATCTCTAAGTATTATGATAAGCGCGTCATATCATTGTCATTCAAAGTAGGAGAGCATGTATGGCGCAATAATGAGGCAAGCCGAGCAGAGAATACTGGAAAGCTTGGGCCCAATTGGGAGGGTCCCTATGAAATAATTTACACAAGTGCTACAGGATCTTATATCCTAGCTGAAATAACTGGAGAACGAGTACCTCGTACTTGGCATGCAACCAATTTGAAAAGATTCTATATATAA